TTGTGAGAGACGCAGGAATGTCAGTTCTGTACTCAGTGGATCTACGCTCAGGGGGTTGCCCTCACCCTGGGGCATAGTCCTACTCGGCTCAGGATTAATTGCAGTGATGTGCAATCCCCACCCGCGTGCAAAAACATCACGAGCGGCTTCATCCGCCATGTCGACTCTTGGGCAATTCTCCATCCAGTACAGGCCATGGTTGTGCGGACTGCCACGCCCTTGCCATTCATACCGATCCCAGTAATCCGTAATGTTGAACTTCTTTCTTAACACGATATCTCGGAAAAAGCAGTACCGGCGGTAGAAATGGAAAGCAGCAATGTGAGGATTCTGACGCAAAAGTTGGCGCGAGAGACCCATCCTCTCGGACTCGGACGCAGCAAGCCATTCATCATATCGGGGCATGTGCTGGTAGAGGCTCCGCCAGTGTAGATCTGCCGGGCTGAATGTGATGAATGCACCAGGACATCCAAGGTTGTAGGCATAGGCCTCGAGGTCCTGCCTCTTCCTGTTCCAGAAGGGGCGCGTGCCGCGAATAGATACCGCATGTCTTGTGATTGAGTTGATTAGCACCTGCGCCTCGGGATCCTTGCTGTGCTCCAGTGCCTGAATAAGCTGCTCCCGTGTGAGCGGTTCATGACTACCATCGTATTGTTTCACGAAAAATTTGGACCGTGCACGGGCCTGTGACCGCATCAGAGTATTGAAGGCGACGAAACGGAAGGTCGGGTGGCGTGCAAAACGCCCGTCATGCCACCGCATCGCGTGCTCAATGTAGTCCTTGTAATCAATGGAGCGTAGTCGAGGCTCAACAAAGTCGGCTCTCCCGTCGGGGAAAAGGCACGGAAACGCCAAGGAGAGTAGAGCGTGAGAGCGATTGAACTCATTAATGGGCGTGCGCCGTATATTCGGAAGCAGCAACTGGTGCTGCGCCTGTGACTCGAAGGTTGTGGCAAGTGCTGGACCATTTTCTGATTCTCCGGCGAGAACGCACCGCAGGGCATCAATCTCCGTGTCCTTGGCTAAGAGGTCCGGCACAGCAGCCTCGTCCACCAAGTCTGGTTCTGCCTCTGGATCCCCCTCGGGTCCAACGTCGGCAGCATCCACTTGGCTCTGTGGGATAGCATCCAGGACATTGCCATCTTGAGGCAGTTGATTCAGCCGCTCTTCGTCGACGACGATACATCGGTAGCCGGGGTGGTGTCTCCGGAGGTAGTTAAGCCATATGGCCACTGGCTGGCGGCGTACACGGAACTGGCGGGTGAACTGGCGGCTAAGATTTGCATGGGACGACGTATTGGCAGGACGGAGCAATACAGTGTTCAACTCTTGCGGTAGGAGCGGGAGTTGGTTGTACACCAACCCAACCTCGCGGAGAAAGTGAACAACATGTCCCCGATATTTGTACTGCTGGCCCCGCACAAGCATAATATTCACGTGAACATGAACGCGGGCTATTAATGACTCTTCAGTAGGTGTAAGCTGAGGCAATTGCGTCGGAAGAGAGCCAAAATCCAACTGGTTGTCCACAGAGAAGAAATACGGCTCTTCGGGGCCGCGTTTATCATCCTTTCGACAGCAACGCGCACAAATGCCATCCGAATCGATATTCATCTGGAACCAGCGCTCTTGACACCGACCGCAAAGTTGCATTTGATCATTGTCAAGCTTTGTCCAGAACTCACGGAGGATTGCTTTATCACGACAAGTCAAGGCGCAAGCGTCCAGGTCACCATTCCATACCGGATCTTGTGCGTGAAATACCGCCGATTCTTCAGGTGGAATCATCACTGGACTCCGGTACCGTCGTGGCGGCCTCGACGCTCTAGTTTGCCTTCGAGACTGTCTTGGCCGCCCTCCTGCACCAGGCGCAGGACCACGGCGACCACGCTTCGGCTGTGTGGAATGCTGCCGCCGCAAGCGATGGCGAGCAGGGCTTTCGTCTATGGAATCATCATCGCCGTTGCAGTCTTCGTCCCCTGGATCGGAATTACATTCCACCCCTAATTGCTCGAGGTACCTCCGTGGTCGAGCAGGCGAAAGGAGTAAGTTGAAAAAGTCCTCGGCGTCAAGATCAGATTCGCAGAACTGTCCCCTGTCACCCGCTTCCTTGGTTATTCCATCCACATCTAGAAGCTCGTCTGACTGTAGTCGATCTTGACTCCCATCTATGTTTCGTGGTCAGCCTGAACAGACTACTGAGGCCACAGCACCTGGATACCTTCTCTCGGCTCACCAGGAGCTTCAAAACCACCGATTTGAGATATCGAGGGAGTCAGTGACACAGACTCCCCTGCACGGCGCCGCGAACGACGGTCGCGCCGGATAGCGGCTAGTTTGGTCCTTGCCCTGGCCGTCGAAGCATCATCTTGCGAGTCCTTCCCGCCCTTGTGGAATCCAGCAGCGAGGTAAGAGTAACCCACACGAATTGTGCTGCTTCGGACAGCAGAGGCATCAGAGTGTGAGGCGATTGACTGGGCCGTTGGCTGCACTGGTGGTGAGGGAGCTAGAGCCCGGAAGAGCCGCGAGCtcggttgggttggtggaATTGGAGTCCCCAGCACTATCCGGGGCTGGCTCTGCTGAGTATTTGACTCTCCGAATAACTTCCTGGCTGTAGGAGTTTGCTGCAACCTCTGTGGAGATGTGGGCTGGGTTCCGGTCCTCTCCTTGTTGGGCGATAAGCCAGCTTCTCCGTCAGTTCTCTTCAGACTGAGACTCTCACTACGGATGGCGAGGTTCCTCAATGTTTGGATCGCGCCTCTGGATCTGGAGTGCTTCAATTACTTAGCATTGAACCCGCTGCATAGTGGAACCTGAAACTAACATGAAAATTGTTCTTATTACGGCAATCGAGACAGTTTTTCGTGCTTCCGGCAGACTTCCTTTTGCTGACGAAATCATCTGCTGGTCTCGCCTCGCCACAACGGGCGCAGACAATGGAaatcatgtccatgtccatgataGAGCTCCCGGGAAATAGGTTTAGGACCCATTACCCAATCTAACGAAGAGAAGACGCATAGAAGCGCTGAAATGGAGAAACTGGTGATGATCAGCTCAATGTGATGATATAAACAGAGGATGGCCTTTTGGGTAAACAAACGGGCAACAGGCTGCCAGCGGCAGCAGGCAAATGTCGACAGCTGGCCAAGCGCCACGGCCCACCTTGTTGGTGCCACCATCCAATTGCCGATGGATTTGCGACTGCCAATACAAAATTCAGGCCAATCAGAATCCGAGAAACTTATTGCATCAAACCCTCATTACCGGGAGAAACTTATGGATTAATGTAGAGTCAGCCTTCGGCTGAACTAGAAAACTTCCCgttcgtccgaagcaaataattgctttttccggctattctcagttctcatagccgacgccatgacagccagcatttacaccaagtttgcttgttctatcaacagaggcagttttatccgacaaatATACTCTGGGAGTATTCGGGTCCTGGAGGAACAAGAATCAACTCATTACATTGAAGAGACAGTAGAATTGTCTCCGTGATACTGTAGTGCCATCATATTTCTGACACCATCACTAAAAGCCATGGTGCCCACCGCCTGCTAAAGCTATCGCTGCCTTCGTTTGGATACAATTTATCAGCATCGACCGTCCAAAATCTAGGAAAAGCAGGCGATCCAAATACCGTCACTTCTAGAAAGATCTTATAGCGACCTTTGTTAAGAGGCCGAAACAGCCTGCccggcagcaacaagagagagcatcaagctcagTATTTCTCAAACAGGAAATATATATTTGTAAGCATGTACTTGTACGTACTATCGAGctgtacgtacggtacttAGGCCAAAATACAGgacgtacgtacgtacgtgTACTATAGAGTCGCATCACTACTCATTGGCACTAGCATCATGGCTGGTGGAGCAATGCCCTCTTTATCAGTGTTCAGTGATAGCCGCTCCTACCGATAATCACAGTCAGCTTCTGCCCCTTGCTCATAGCAAATGTCTATGAGGTCTTCCCAGCTCTCTCTTGTTGGACTTCCTAATTGAACCGGGCTTTGGGGATCCTCATGAAAAGTACTGTTAAATCGCATGATTTCCAAGCCGCCAAGTGTCTCCGATCCTCCACTTGTTGGCCTCTCAGATTCAGCCAACGatggcaacattggaacGGGCTCAACGGATTGAGTACTCTGGAGCGAGGAGTCACTGCTGGCAAGACTAAGCCATGATCGTCTTGGAAGGG
Above is a window of Pochonia chlamydosporia 170 chromosome Unknown PCv3seq00022, whole genome shotgun sequence DNA encoding:
- a CDS encoding ATP-dependent DNA helicase PIF1 (similar to Arthroderma otae CBS 113480 XP_002846269.1) — translated: MDMDMISIVCARCGEARPADDFVSKRKSAGSTKNCLDCRNKNNFHHSRSRGAIQTLRNLAIRSESLSLKRTDGEAGLSPNKERTGTQPTSPQRLQQTPTARKLFGESNTQQSQPRIVLGTPIPPTQPSSRLFRALAPSPPVQPTAQSIASHSDASAVRSSTIRVGYSYLAAGFHKGGKDSQDDASTARARTKLAAIRRDRRSRRRAGESVSLTPSISQIGGFEAPDGSQDRLQSDELLDVDGITKEAGDRGQFCESDLDAEDFFNLLLSPARPRRYLEQLGVECNSDPGDEDCNGDDDSIDESPARHRLRRQHSTQPKRGRRGPAPGAGGRPRQSRRQTRASRPPRRYRSPVMIPPEESAVFHAQDPVWNGDLDACALTCRDKAILREFWTKLDNDQMQLCGRCQERWFQMNIDSDGICARCCRKDDKRGPEEPYFFSVDNQLDFGSLPTQLPQLTPTEESLIARVHVHVNIMLVRGQQYKYRGHVVHFLREVGLVYNQLPLLPQELNTVLLRPANTSSHANLSRQFTRQFRVRRQPVAIWLNYLRRHHPGYRCIVVDEERLNQLPQDGNVLDAIPQSQVDAADVGPEGDPEAEPDLVDEAAVPDLLAKDTEIDALRCVLAGESENGPALATTFESQAQHQLLLPNIRRTPINEFNRSHALLSLAFPCLFPDGRADFVEPRLRSIDYKDYIEHAMRWHDGRFARHPTFRFVAFNTLMRSQARARSKFFVKQYDGSHEPLTREQLIQALEHSKDPEAQVLINSITRHAVSIRGTRPFWNRKRQDLEAYAYNLGCPGAFITFSPADLHWRSLYQHMPRYDEWLAASESERMGLSRQLLRQNPHIAAFHFYRRYCFFRDIVLRKKFNITDYWDRYEWQGRGSPHNHGLYWMENCPRVDMADEAARDVFARGWGLHITAINPEPSRTMPQGEGNPLSVDPLSTELTFLRLSQIVNRCQRHRCNTTYCLRVRTRTGDLARDMEGAAADIEAANAANPERECRFDFPRALRELAAVIRKEGKSYYVFEAARNDNLMNHFNPAIILGWLANIDISPCTSLQAVITYAAKYCSKSEKKTEPYCKLADQVLPHTAHLQPLLSFSSRLMNKLIAERDYSAQEISHLLLNIPLQEGTRMVVSVDCRPLEQHARSYRVDEDVNETVGSYRKYLERSDQHEDVTYLEYLQSYNLKTWRRLAANAKKRVLSYFPRYRSMEASPQFNDFCRVKLMMVHPHRSPQELLIVGGLRFDSFAAAYKFCREHHGIHADDHYGEPDTNELRAEDDEFELEIHEEPTVEEDWHELARMLPDRPLEEEDIDMLGRRDIDINYDWTPHAGRYTDDGILNGDYWKQHKAGNPLDLDVDHQPLEARDSLNRDQRLVYDTVMDHFLNQEPSQLLLHVDGGGGTGKSYLINLLSAHLQAAAGGRGTPVWRAAATGVAGNQISGTTLHSLLHLPINKDFKPLSAIDKAQLQKKLKDIKYLIIDEKSMLGLRQLSWVDDRLREAFPSRNDEFFGGLIILLVGDFFQLPPVLQKPLYYDKEVQGVEIKGRNAYRRFDKSVFLKVVQRQRGDDQKAFRTALGELRLLQLSAESWKLLSSRVQAELDDQEVARFAKALRVYATKDRVNEYNHYHLDRLSRPVIQVKAKNVGFGAAAAADDKAGNLAKQIPICIGARLMLTCNLWQEVGLCNGARGTVYDIGWVPGADLVQDPLCVIMMEFDKYSGPVFLTTPDGRKIVPILPVDRDFLIGTTLCTRTQFPLIVCYAITVHKSQSITEDVIVTDLSCRDFQTGLSYVAVSRVKTLQGLMLDAPFDRSHLFYESPPEGMKMKLRDQELRKRQVLTRNPYKIDHVSA